Proteins encoded within one genomic window of Panicum virgatum strain AP13 chromosome 1N, P.virgatum_v5, whole genome shotgun sequence:
- the LOC120655008 gene encoding SEC14-like protein 5 isoform X2: MGADCEDAVKQLSHLMEQVEAPLKRSFQNVHQGYPKETLMRFLKAREWNVSKAHKMIVDSLNWRIENEIDSVLERPIVPVDLYRSIRDSQLVGLSGYTKEGLPVFAIGVGHSTYDKASVHYYVQSHIQINEYRDRIILPRLSQQFGRPVTSCIKVLDMTGLKLSALSQIKMLTSISTVDDLNYPEKTETYYVVNVPYIFSACWKVVKPLLQERTKKKVKVLSGCGRDELLKEGSGSSKHSSPDVDNCFSLDHPFHKELYSHIKEQASHRELIKMGSLHVSIPEPDLNDAKIVEVIQAEFQKIGEQDESTNGHQG, translated from the exons ATGGGAGCTGACTGCGAGGACGCCGTCAAGCAGCTCAGCCACCTCATGGAGCAAG TGGAGGCGCCGCTGAAGAGATCGTTTCAG AATGTGCACCAGGGTTATCCCAAAGAAACATTGATGCGTTTCCTAAAGGCTAGAGAGTGGAACGTATCTAAGGCTCATAAAATG ATTGTAGATTCTTTGAATTGGAGGATTGAAAACGAAATTGATAGCGTGCTGGAG AGACCTATAGTCCCAGTAGATTTGTACAGATCAATACGTGATTCACAACTTGTTGGCCTATCAGGATACACAAAGGAG GGTCTCCCGGTTTTTGCCATTGGTGTTGGACATAGCACATATGACAAAGCTTCG GTCCACTACTATGTGCAATCTCATATCCAAATTAATGAGTACCGTGATCGTATAATTTTG CCTAGGCTGTCCCAACAGTTTGGGCGCCCTGTTACCAGCTGTATAAAAGTTCTGGATATGACTGGTTTGAAGCTATCAGCACTGAGCCAAATAAAG ATGCTGACTTCCATATCGACAGTTGATGATCTGAATTACCCTGAAAAGACAGAGACCTATTATGTAGttaatgttccatacatattttccGCTTGTTGGAAG GTTGTGAAGCCCTTGTTGCAGGAGAGGACCAAGAAGAAGGTTAAAGTTTTGAGTGGTTGTGGGAGAGATGAACTTCTAAAG GAGGGCTCTGGATCATCAAAGCACTCGTCACCAGATGTTGACAATTGCTTCTCCCTTGACCATCCTTTCCACAAAGAACTTTACAGCCACATCAAGGAGCAAGCATCGCACCGGGAGCTCATCAAGATGGGATCATTGCACGTCAGCATTCCCGAGCCCGACCTGAACGACGCCAAGATTGTCGAGGTCATCCAGGCCGAGTTCCAAAAGATCGGCGAGCAGGACGAGTCCACCAACGGCCACCAGGGTTAG
- the LOC120655008 gene encoding SEC14-like protein 5 isoform X1: MGADCEDAVKQLSHLMEQVEAPLKRSFQNVHQGYPKETLMRFLKAREWNVSKAHKMIVDSLNWRIENEIDSVLERPIVPVDLYRSIRDSQLVGLSGYTKEGLPVFAIGVGHSTYDKASVHYYVQSHIQINEYRDRIILPRLSQQFGRPVTSCIKVLDMTGLKLSALSQIKMLTSISTVDDLNYPEKTETYYVVNVPYIFSACWKVVKPLLQERTKKKVKVLSGCGRDELLKIMDYSSLPHFCGREGSGSSKHSSPDVDNCFSLDHPFHKELYSHIKEQASHRELIKMGSLHVSIPEPDLNDAKIVEVIQAEFQKIGEQDESTNGHQG; the protein is encoded by the exons ATGGGAGCTGACTGCGAGGACGCCGTCAAGCAGCTCAGCCACCTCATGGAGCAAG TGGAGGCGCCGCTGAAGAGATCGTTTCAG AATGTGCACCAGGGTTATCCCAAAGAAACATTGATGCGTTTCCTAAAGGCTAGAGAGTGGAACGTATCTAAGGCTCATAAAATG ATTGTAGATTCTTTGAATTGGAGGATTGAAAACGAAATTGATAGCGTGCTGGAG AGACCTATAGTCCCAGTAGATTTGTACAGATCAATACGTGATTCACAACTTGTTGGCCTATCAGGATACACAAAGGAG GGTCTCCCGGTTTTTGCCATTGGTGTTGGACATAGCACATATGACAAAGCTTCG GTCCACTACTATGTGCAATCTCATATCCAAATTAATGAGTACCGTGATCGTATAATTTTG CCTAGGCTGTCCCAACAGTTTGGGCGCCCTGTTACCAGCTGTATAAAAGTTCTGGATATGACTGGTTTGAAGCTATCAGCACTGAGCCAAATAAAG ATGCTGACTTCCATATCGACAGTTGATGATCTGAATTACCCTGAAAAGACAGAGACCTATTATGTAGttaatgttccatacatattttccGCTTGTTGGAAG GTTGTGAAGCCCTTGTTGCAGGAGAGGACCAAGAAGAAGGTTAAAGTTTTGAGTGGTTGTGGGAGAGATGAACTTCTAAAG ATAATGGACTATTCATCACTCCCCCATTTCTGCGGCCGGGAGGGCTCTGGATCATCAAAGCACTCGTCACCAGATGTTGACAATTGCTTCTCCCTTGACCATCCTTTCCACAAAGAACTTTACAGCCACATCAAGGAGCAAGCATCGCACCGGGAGCTCATCAAGATGGGATCATTGCACGTCAGCATTCCCGAGCCCGACCTGAACGACGCCAAGATTGTCGAGGTCATCCAGGCCGAGTTCCAAAAGATCGGCGAGCAGGACGAGTCCACCAACGGCCACCAGGGTTAG
- the LOC120655008 gene encoding phosphatidylinositol/phosphatidylcholine transfer protein SFH2-like isoform X3: MRFLKAREWNVSKAHKMIVDSLNWRIENEIDSVLERPIVPVDLYRSIRDSQLVGLSGYTKEGLPVFAIGVGHSTYDKASVHYYVQSHIQINEYRDRIILPRLSQQFGRPVTSCIKVLDMTGLKLSALSQIKMLTSISTVDDLNYPEKTETYYVVNVPYIFSACWKVVKPLLQERTKKKVKVLSGCGRDELLKIMDYSSLPHFCGREGSGSSKHSSPDVDNCFSLDHPFHKELYSHIKEQASHRELIKMGSLHVSIPEPDLNDAKIVEVIQAEFQKIGEQDESTNGHQG, translated from the exons ATGCGTTTCCTAAAGGCTAGAGAGTGGAACGTATCTAAGGCTCATAAAATG ATTGTAGATTCTTTGAATTGGAGGATTGAAAACGAAATTGATAGCGTGCTGGAG AGACCTATAGTCCCAGTAGATTTGTACAGATCAATACGTGATTCACAACTTGTTGGCCTATCAGGATACACAAAGGAG GGTCTCCCGGTTTTTGCCATTGGTGTTGGACATAGCACATATGACAAAGCTTCG GTCCACTACTATGTGCAATCTCATATCCAAATTAATGAGTACCGTGATCGTATAATTTTG CCTAGGCTGTCCCAACAGTTTGGGCGCCCTGTTACCAGCTGTATAAAAGTTCTGGATATGACTGGTTTGAAGCTATCAGCACTGAGCCAAATAAAG ATGCTGACTTCCATATCGACAGTTGATGATCTGAATTACCCTGAAAAGACAGAGACCTATTATGTAGttaatgttccatacatattttccGCTTGTTGGAAG GTTGTGAAGCCCTTGTTGCAGGAGAGGACCAAGAAGAAGGTTAAAGTTTTGAGTGGTTGTGGGAGAGATGAACTTCTAAAG ATAATGGACTATTCATCACTCCCCCATTTCTGCGGCCGGGAGGGCTCTGGATCATCAAAGCACTCGTCACCAGATGTTGACAATTGCTTCTCCCTTGACCATCCTTTCCACAAAGAACTTTACAGCCACATCAAGGAGCAAGCATCGCACCGGGAGCTCATCAAGATGGGATCATTGCACGTCAGCATTCCCGAGCCCGACCTGAACGACGCCAAGATTGTCGAGGTCATCCAGGCCGAGTTCCAAAAGATCGGCGAGCAGGACGAGTCCACCAACGGCCACCAGGGTTAG
- the LOC120655005 gene encoding glucan endo-1,3-beta-glucosidase 14-like, which produces MAPRWKSGDGRRRLLLLLCCCLLAFPCHAQVTNVSHRSDQAIHSFVGTYGINYGRIADNLPPPEDVVRLLKLARIRNVKIYDADHKVLDAFRGSGLNLVVAIPNEFLKDMAANPSKAMDWLNENVQPYYPSTRIVGITVGNEVLGGGDTGLAEALVGAVVNVHDALRMLRLDRKIELSTPHSEAVFANSYPPSACVFRDDLMVYLRPLLDFFSKTGAPFYVNAYPFLAYMSDPSHIDINYALFKPNSGIVDPKTNLHYDNMFEAQLDAAYFALEAAGYPGMEVRVAETGWASAGDATEAGAGMADAITYNRNLRKRLFLRKGTPYRPERVAKAYIFALFNENLKPGPTTERHFGLFKPDGSVSINIGLKGLVPSSAPPPPSSLMALFQARGWIVRYSAALLPCTLIFLALAT; this is translated from the exons ATGGCGCCGCGGTGGAAGTCCGGCGAcgggcgccgccggctgctcctgctcctctgctgctgcctcctcGCCTTCCCCTGCCACGCTCAAGTCACCAACGTCTCCCACCGCTCCGACCAAG CCATCCACTCGTTCGTGGGCACGTACGGGATCAACTACGGGCGCATCGCCGAcaacctgccgccgccggaggacgTGGTGCGGCTGCTGAAGCTTGCCCGGATCCGGAACGTGAAGATCTACGACGCCGACCACAAGGTGCTGGACGCGTTCCGGGGCAGCGGGCTCAACCTGGTGGTGGCCATCCCCAACGAGTTCCTCAAGGACATGGCGGCCAACCCGAGCAAGGCCATGGACTGGCTGAACGAGAATGTGCAGCCCTACTACCCGTCCACGCGCATCGTCGGCATCACCGTCGGCAACGAGGTGCTGGGCGGTGGCGACACGGGGCTCGCCGAGGCGCTCGTCGGCGCCGTCGTCAACGTGCACGACGCGCTCCGGATGCTCCGGCTCGACCGCAAGATCGAGCTCTCGACGCCGCACTCGGAGGCCGTCTTCGCCAACTCGTACCCGCCGTCCGCCTGCGTCTTCCGCGACGACCTCATGGTGTACCTCCGCCCGCTGCTCGACTTCTTCTCCAAGACCGGCGCGCCCTTCTACGTCAACGCCTACCCGTTCCTCGCCTACATGAGCGACCCGTCGCACATCGACATCAACTACGCGCTCTTCAAGCCCAACTCCGGCATCGTCGACCCCAAGACCAACCTGCACTACGACAACATGTTCGAGGCGCAGCTCGACGCCGCCTACTTCGCGCTCGAGGCCGCCGGCTACCCGGGCATGGAGGTGCGCGTGGCGGAGACCGGCTGGGCgtccgccggcgacgccaccgaggccggcgccggcatgGCGGACGCCATCACCTACAACCGCAACCTCCGGAAGCGCCTCTTCCTGCGCAAGGGGACGCCCTACCGGCCCGAACGGGTGGCCAAGGCCTACATCTTCGCGCTCTTCAACGAGAACCTCAAGCCCGGGCCCACCACCGAGCGCCACTTCGGCCTCTTCAAGCCCGACGGCAGCGTCTCCATCAACATCGGCCTCAAGGGGCTCGTGccatcctccgcgccgccgccgccatcgtctcTCATGGCCTTGTTCCAG GCACGGGGGTGGATTGTACGGTACTCGGCTGCGCTTCTTCCATGTACATTGATTTTTCTAGCATTAGCAACATGA
- the LOC120655006 gene encoding protein WVD2-like 5 isoform X1, giving the protein MEDVVDDVIDATGPAAAVEDGASGKSALPSLGGHGEEEHGEKGNEDNSGESEVINPPEEAGGEATSPPEGRKPRLSKGNQSHGPKAVKSKSPRSGDEAQSRRRTLNSSLPKASVARVSNGDAGVVSNKAVKNESHSSSKDAALLDDSKEKRKTQKSSGQHSSIKRDEEDSNCESTQPRKVGSTPSYGFTFKCDERSEKRREFYSKLEEKIHARELEISNLQAKSKETEEAELKMLRKSLNFKATPMPSFYKEPAPAKVELKKIPPTRAKSPKLGRSKNKSTPETEENTTSDQPARLSLEEKVSQNGVKKSNPSNSAKKPQRKSLPRLPSQETGMLDDTSSSSPARQLKNTKPIAGSAQATQSATGQLQGTEMKPDSIQGPIQAGANPDEQIAV; this is encoded by the exons ATGGAGGATGTGGTCGATGACGTCATCGACGCAACGGGTCCGGCGGCTGCCGTCGAGGATGGGGCCAGTGGGAAGTCTGCATTGCCTAGCTTAGGGGGCCATGGTGAGGAAGAGCATGGGGAGAAAGGCAATGAGGATAACTCAGGGGAGAGCGAGGTGATCAACCCGCCCGAAGAGGCTGGCGGGGAAGCCACCTCGCCCCCCGAGGGCAGGAAGCctcgcctttccaag GGGAACCAAAGTCATGGACCTAAGGCTGTGAAGTCTAAGAGCCCAAGGAGTGGAGATGAAGCTCAGTCAAGGAGAAGAACCCTCAATTCTTCTCTTCCTAAGGCATCCGTTGCTCGGGTATCAAATGGTGATGCCGGTGTCGTTAGTAAT AAAGCTGTCAAGAATGAGTCTCACTCATCTTCCAAGGATGCAGCATTGTTGGATGACTCCAA ggagaaaaggaaaactCAAAAGTCATCAGGCCAGCACTCTTCCATCAAAAGAGATGAAGAAGATTCCAACTGTGAGAGTACACAGCCTCGAAAAGTTGGCAGCACTCCTTCATACGGCTTCACCTTCAAGTGTGATGAGAGATCTGAAAAAAGGCGAGAG TTCTATTCGAAGCTTGAGGAGAAGATTCATGCAAGAGAGTTAGAAATAAGCAATTTGCAAGCTAAATCAAAG GAAACTGAAGAGGCAGAACTCAAAATGCtgcgaaaaagtttgaatttcaAGGCAACACCAATGCCAAGCTTCTATAAGGAACCAGCTCCTGCCAAGGTTGAATTGAAAAAG ATCCCCCCAACCAGAGCTAAATCACCAAAGCTTGGTCGTTCTAAAAACAAGTCCACACCAGAGACTGAAGAAAATACTACGTCCGACCAACCTGCACGTCTGAGCCTTGAGGAAAAGGTTTCTCAAAATGGTGTGAAAAAATCAAACCCATCAAATTCAGCAAAGAAGCCCCAGAGAAAGTCACTCCCCAGATTGCCATCACAGGAAACAGGTATGCTCGATGACACATCAAGCTCATCACCTGCAAGGCAGCTAAAGAACACAAAGCCAATTGCAGGTAGTGCTCAAGCGACACAGTCAGCTACAGGGCAGCTACAAGGAACTGAGATGAAGCCAGACTCCATTCAGGGTCCGATCCAAGCTGGAGCTAATCCTGATGAACAGATTGCAGTCTAG
- the LOC120655006 gene encoding protein WVD2-like 5 isoform X2, translated as MEDVVDDVIDATGPAAAVEDGASGKSALPSLGGHGEEEHGEKGNEDNSGESEVINPPEEAGGEATSPPEGRKPRLSKGNQSHGPKAVKSKSPRSGDEAQSRRRTLNSSLPKASVARVSNGDAGVVSNKAVKNESHSSSKDAALLDDSKEKRKTQKSSGQHSSIKRDEEDSNCESTQPRKVGSTPSYGFTFKCDERSEKRREFYSKLEEKIHARELEISNLQAKSKETEEAELKMLRKSLNFKATPMPSFYKEPAPAKVELKKIPPTRAKSPKLGRSKNKSTPETEENTTSDQPARLSLEEKVSQNGVKKSNPSNSAKKPQRKSLPRLPSQETGSAQATQSATGQLQGTEMKPDSIQGPIQAGANPDEQIAV; from the exons ATGGAGGATGTGGTCGATGACGTCATCGACGCAACGGGTCCGGCGGCTGCCGTCGAGGATGGGGCCAGTGGGAAGTCTGCATTGCCTAGCTTAGGGGGCCATGGTGAGGAAGAGCATGGGGAGAAAGGCAATGAGGATAACTCAGGGGAGAGCGAGGTGATCAACCCGCCCGAAGAGGCTGGCGGGGAAGCCACCTCGCCCCCCGAGGGCAGGAAGCctcgcctttccaag GGGAACCAAAGTCATGGACCTAAGGCTGTGAAGTCTAAGAGCCCAAGGAGTGGAGATGAAGCTCAGTCAAGGAGAAGAACCCTCAATTCTTCTCTTCCTAAGGCATCCGTTGCTCGGGTATCAAATGGTGATGCCGGTGTCGTTAGTAAT AAAGCTGTCAAGAATGAGTCTCACTCATCTTCCAAGGATGCAGCATTGTTGGATGACTCCAA ggagaaaaggaaaactCAAAAGTCATCAGGCCAGCACTCTTCCATCAAAAGAGATGAAGAAGATTCCAACTGTGAGAGTACACAGCCTCGAAAAGTTGGCAGCACTCCTTCATACGGCTTCACCTTCAAGTGTGATGAGAGATCTGAAAAAAGGCGAGAG TTCTATTCGAAGCTTGAGGAGAAGATTCATGCAAGAGAGTTAGAAATAAGCAATTTGCAAGCTAAATCAAAG GAAACTGAAGAGGCAGAACTCAAAATGCtgcgaaaaagtttgaatttcaAGGCAACACCAATGCCAAGCTTCTATAAGGAACCAGCTCCTGCCAAGGTTGAATTGAAAAAG ATCCCCCCAACCAGAGCTAAATCACCAAAGCTTGGTCGTTCTAAAAACAAGTCCACACCAGAGACTGAAGAAAATACTACGTCCGACCAACCTGCACGTCTGAGCCTTGAGGAAAAGGTTTCTCAAAATGGTGTGAAAAAATCAAACCCATCAAATTCAGCAAAGAAGCCCCAGAGAAAGTCACTCCCCAGATTGCCATCACAGGAAACAG GTAGTGCTCAAGCGACACAGTCAGCTACAGGGCAGCTACAAGGAACTGAGATGAAGCCAGACTCCATTCAGGGTCCGATCCAAGCTGGAGCTAATCCTGATGAACAGATTGCAGTCTAG
- the LOC120655006 gene encoding protein WVD2-like 5 isoform X3 codes for MEDVVDDVIDATGPAAAVEDGASGKSALPSLGGHGEEEHGEKGNEDNSGESEVINPPEEAGGEATSPPEGRKPRLSKGNQSHGPKAVKSKSPRSGDEAQSRRRTLNSSLPKASVARVSNGDAGVVSNKAVKNESHSSSKDAALLDDSKEKRKTQKSSGQHSSIKRDEEDSNCESTQPRKVGSTPSYGFTFKCDERSEKRREFYSKLEEKIHARELEISNLQAKSKETEEAELKMLRKSLNFKATPMPSFYKEPAPAKVELKKIPPTRAKSPKLGRSKNKSTPETEENTTSDQPARLSLEEKVSQNGVKKSNPSNSAKKPQRKSLPRLPSQETANCR; via the exons ATGGAGGATGTGGTCGATGACGTCATCGACGCAACGGGTCCGGCGGCTGCCGTCGAGGATGGGGCCAGTGGGAAGTCTGCATTGCCTAGCTTAGGGGGCCATGGTGAGGAAGAGCATGGGGAGAAAGGCAATGAGGATAACTCAGGGGAGAGCGAGGTGATCAACCCGCCCGAAGAGGCTGGCGGGGAAGCCACCTCGCCCCCCGAGGGCAGGAAGCctcgcctttccaag GGGAACCAAAGTCATGGACCTAAGGCTGTGAAGTCTAAGAGCCCAAGGAGTGGAGATGAAGCTCAGTCAAGGAGAAGAACCCTCAATTCTTCTCTTCCTAAGGCATCCGTTGCTCGGGTATCAAATGGTGATGCCGGTGTCGTTAGTAAT AAAGCTGTCAAGAATGAGTCTCACTCATCTTCCAAGGATGCAGCATTGTTGGATGACTCCAA ggagaaaaggaaaactCAAAAGTCATCAGGCCAGCACTCTTCCATCAAAAGAGATGAAGAAGATTCCAACTGTGAGAGTACACAGCCTCGAAAAGTTGGCAGCACTCCTTCATACGGCTTCACCTTCAAGTGTGATGAGAGATCTGAAAAAAGGCGAGAG TTCTATTCGAAGCTTGAGGAGAAGATTCATGCAAGAGAGTTAGAAATAAGCAATTTGCAAGCTAAATCAAAG GAAACTGAAGAGGCAGAACTCAAAATGCtgcgaaaaagtttgaatttcaAGGCAACACCAATGCCAAGCTTCTATAAGGAACCAGCTCCTGCCAAGGTTGAATTGAAAAAG ATCCCCCCAACCAGAGCTAAATCACCAAAGCTTGGTCGTTCTAAAAACAAGTCCACACCAGAGACTGAAGAAAATACTACGTCCGACCAACCTGCACGTCTGAGCCTTGAGGAAAAGGTTTCTCAAAATGGTGTGAAAAAATCAAACCCATCAAATTCAGCAAAGAAGCCCCAGAGAAAGTCACTCCCCAGATTGCCATCACAGGAAACAG CCAATTGCAGGTAG